Within the Enterococcus hirae ATCC 9790 genome, the region TACATCATGGGTTCGGCAATAATCCACTACTTCTTTTACTTCATTTTGTGTTTTTGGGAAAACGAGAACATCCGCTGGACCGCCCGTTTTGGTAAACGTGTAATTCATCAATGGTTCATCAAACAATAGATTGAGTGCTGGTAAATTTTTAACTAAGTCTTCTTTATTCACTGAGGATTTTCCTTTCTATATCAAACATCCCCATTATTCTATCACGCTTAAAACAAACTTGCCAGTTTCCCTCACATTTGTTGTCTTGTATGTTTGCGTAGCATTTCTTCACAAAGTGCATGACTTTGCATGATTCCTTGTTGCTTCAATCCTTCCATTGAAGGTTTTTCTTTGCTAATCTCTGCGAAAAATGTTTGAACCATTGGCTCAAAACCGCGTTTGACTAACGTACTTTCCCAATCGCCAAATTTTTCTATTTCGATACCAGATGCTCGTTGGATCGTCATATCCGTTAATTCCGCCACTTCATAAGTACCACTTTTACTAGTGATCTGATAGTTCTCGCTATTTGCTCCACTTAAAAGATCCATTGTTAAAATTGCTGTTTGATGGGCTGTTTCCAATTGTAAAACCGCAAATTCCAAAAATTCTTTTGTTTCACGGATCTGATATTTCGTACGCAAGATCGGTTCGTCCAAAAGATATACCGCCGTATCAACAAGATGTAAAAACAAATCATAGATCACAAATTCCGTTGTTTCCTGAGCTGCAATTCGATTTTTTT harbors:
- a CDS encoding Gfo/Idh/MocA family protein, whose translation is MRIGVIGVGNIAEKAYLPTYAKNQGKIDFYFATRNKETKKRIHEMYGFDHLYESIDELLSQDIKACMIHAATKVHYELAKKCLENQVHVYIDKPLSVDLNEINELQELADKNQVVLMVGFNRRFAPMVERLKQVPEKRLIQLQKNRIAAQETTEFVIYDLFLHLVDTAVYLLDEPILRTKYQIRETKEFLEFAVLQLETAHQTAILTMDLLSGANSENYQITSKSGTYEVAELTDMTIQRASGIEIEKFGDWESTLVKRGFEPMVQTFFAEISKEKPSMEGLKQQGIMQSHALCEEMLRKHTRQQM